In Vibrio echinoideorum, the following proteins share a genomic window:
- a CDS encoding glycerophosphodiester phosphodiesterase family protein, with translation MKQILKGSIALILGVSSMTAWAAAEPANLGPRPLFLVNNMDESPLKTKLLSCSEGPFHRSDFSIGHRGAAMQFPEHTKESYLAAIQMGAGVVECDVTFTKDQALVCRHSQSDLHTTTDVLARPDLAKKCSTPFKPANLATGEDAQAECRTSDFTLAEFRTLKGKMDGANPKATTVEEYMNGTPGWRTDLYSQSGTLMTHAESAALFKEHGVKVTPELKSAAVEMPFNGFSQEMYAQKLVDELKDAGFKPAETYLQSFNLDDVKYWIKETPKFGKQAVYLDDRVYEQADFVASAENMKELHDAGVNIIAPPLFALVDLDEKNELVASNYAKLAKDADLEIIAWTLERSGPLAQGGGWYYKSVTDGINNDGDMMKMLDVLAQDVGVMGVFSDWPATVTYYANCMDSDA, from the coding sequence ATGAAGCAAATACTGAAGGGTTCTATTGCTCTGATACTAGGCGTTAGCTCAATGACGGCATGGGCCGCTGCAGAGCCTGCAAACTTAGGACCTCGTCCCCTCTTTTTAGTTAACAATATGGATGAGAGCCCCTTGAAAACCAAGCTACTGAGTTGTAGCGAAGGACCTTTCCATCGTAGTGATTTTTCTATCGGACACCGTGGCGCTGCAATGCAGTTTCCTGAGCACACCAAAGAATCCTACTTAGCCGCGATTCAAATGGGCGCGGGTGTCGTCGAGTGTGATGTCACCTTCACGAAAGATCAGGCGTTGGTATGTCGTCACTCACAAAGTGATCTGCATACAACAACAGATGTATTGGCGCGCCCGGATCTTGCTAAGAAGTGTTCGACTCCATTTAAGCCAGCGAACCTGGCGACGGGTGAGGATGCTCAAGCTGAGTGTCGTACTTCTGATTTCACACTTGCGGAATTTAGGACGTTAAAAGGCAAAATGGACGGCGCGAACCCGAAAGCGACCACGGTGGAAGAGTACATGAATGGCACTCCGGGCTGGAGAACTGACCTTTACAGCCAGAGTGGGACACTGATGACACACGCTGAAAGCGCGGCGTTGTTTAAAGAACACGGGGTGAAGGTAACCCCTGAATTGAAATCGGCTGCTGTAGAAATGCCTTTCAATGGCTTTAGCCAAGAGATGTACGCGCAAAAGCTGGTGGATGAGTTAAAAGATGCCGGTTTCAAACCTGCTGAAACTTACTTGCAGTCGTTCAACCTTGACGATGTGAAGTACTGGATTAAGGAAACGCCTAAGTTCGGTAAACAGGCCGTTTATCTTGATGACCGTGTTTATGAGCAAGCGGACTTTGTCGCCTCTGCTGAAAACATGAAAGAGCTACACGACGCTGGTGTGAATATTATTGCACCACCTTTGTTTGCTCTGGTTGATTTAGACGAGAAAAACGAACTGGTTGCGTCAAACTACGCGAAATTGGCGAAAGATGCAGATCTCGAGATCATCGCATGGACATTAGAGCGCTCAGGCCCACTTGCTCAAGGCGGTGGCTGGTATTACAAGAGCGTGACAGACGGTATCAATAATGATGGCGATATGATGAAAATGCTCGATGTACTGGCGCAAGACGTGGGTGTGATGGGCGTATTCAGCGATTGGCCTGCAACCGTGACTTACTACGCTAACTGTATGGACAGCGATGCCTAG
- the phnD gene encoding phosphate/phosphite/phosphonate ABC transporter substrate-binding protein, which translates to MKISVKGLLIASSLLLPSMAMASECSSRGVLDDRYCDENQDLVADSPKNPDEWNDPSTLVFTYTPVEDPALYKDAFADFQAHLSKVTGKRVIYYTVHSNSAQVEAMRSGRLHVAGFSTGPTGYAVNLAGYVPIAVKGDESGFQGYNLITIVRKDSGINKMSDLKGKKVAHTSASSNSGNLAPRALFPAKGLVPDEDYKVLYSGKHDQSILGVFNGDYDAAPVASDVYDRMVAAGRVDDSELKIIYRSPRFPTSAFGYAYNLKPELAEKITEAFFSYRFTPEMSASFKGADRFSPISYKEEWDVIRDIAHATGTAYTKAGLKKLAEKDAAKRAKKKAAELAKQADSQ; encoded by the coding sequence ATGAAAATCAGTGTTAAAGGACTGTTAATCGCTAGCTCATTACTGCTTCCTTCAATGGCTATGGCAAGCGAATGCTCTAGCCGTGGTGTGTTAGACGATCGATACTGTGACGAAAACCAAGATTTGGTGGCCGATTCACCAAAGAATCCAGACGAGTGGAATGACCCAAGTACGCTTGTGTTTACCTACACTCCGGTAGAAGACCCAGCGTTGTACAAAGATGCGTTCGCGGACTTCCAAGCACACTTAAGTAAGGTTACCGGCAAGCGAGTGATTTACTACACCGTGCACTCGAACTCAGCGCAAGTAGAAGCGATGCGTTCAGGTCGATTGCATGTTGCTGGTTTCTCTACAGGCCCTACGGGCTATGCGGTAAACCTTGCGGGTTACGTTCCAATTGCAGTGAAAGGCGATGAGTCTGGCTTCCAAGGCTACAACCTAATCACGATTGTGCGTAAAGATAGCGGCATTAATAAAATGTCTGATCTTAAAGGGAAAAAAGTTGCACATACTTCTGCATCATCAAACTCTGGCAACCTTGCTCCTCGTGCGCTATTCCCAGCGAAAGGCTTAGTACCAGATGAGGATTACAAAGTTCTGTACTCAGGTAAACATGACCAATCTATTCTAGGTGTATTCAACGGAGACTATGATGCAGCACCTGTGGCATCGGATGTGTACGATCGTATGGTTGCAGCGGGTCGTGTCGACGATTCTGAACTGAAGATCATCTATCGTAGCCCTCGTTTCCCAACCTCTGCTTTTGGTTATGCTTACAACCTGAAACCAGAACTTGCTGAGAAGATAACCGAAGCTTTCTTTAGCTACCGCTTTACACCTGAAATGAGTGCATCGTTCAAGGGCGCAGATCGTTTCTCACCGATTAGCTACAAAGAAGAGTGGGATGTGATTCGTGATATCGCACATGCAACAGGTACGGCTTACACCAAAGCTGGCCTAAAGAAATTGGCAGAGAAAGACGCAGCGAAGCGTGCTAAGAAAAAGGCAGCAGAGCTAGCAAAACAAGCCGATAGCCAGTAA
- the phnC gene encoding phosphonate ABC transporter ATP-binding protein, whose translation MAVASYEGIKINNLFHEYVAGKPILKGINIDIDEPGIIAIIGPSGTGKSTLLRCINRLNDPSQGEIIFDGADLTQLKGQALRRQRRHIGMVFQEYNLVERLTVIENVLSGRLGYMTAWNAWRRNYSPQDLAKAFELLEFVGLQDFANQRADSLSGGQRQRVGIARAVMQDPYVLLADEPTSSLDPKTAVEIMELMETFAEQKNIPVLVNIHDVNLAKRYAKRIIGMCNGKVHYDGSPEGISEDDLKIIYGGESWLD comes from the coding sequence ATGGCCGTAGCAAGCTATGAAGGAATAAAGATAAACAACCTTTTTCATGAATACGTGGCAGGCAAGCCAATCCTTAAAGGTATTAATATTGATATCGATGAGCCGGGAATTATCGCAATTATTGGCCCATCGGGTACTGGTAAAAGTACACTTCTCCGTTGTATCAACCGCCTTAATGACCCAAGCCAAGGCGAGATTATTTTTGATGGTGCCGATCTGACCCAATTAAAAGGGCAAGCGTTACGCAGACAGCGCCGTCATATAGGAATGGTTTTTCAAGAATATAATCTTGTTGAACGTTTGACGGTTATCGAGAACGTGCTGAGTGGCCGTTTGGGTTATATGACAGCTTGGAATGCATGGCGTCGTAACTACTCTCCACAAGACTTAGCAAAAGCCTTCGAGTTGCTTGAATTTGTTGGCTTACAGGACTTTGCAAACCAACGTGCTGACAGCTTATCGGGTGGTCAGAGACAGCGTGTCGGTATAGCTCGCGCTGTTATGCAAGACCCATATGTTTTATTAGCAGACGAACCAACTTCATCGCTTGACCCAAAAACTGCGGTTGAGATCATGGAGCTCATGGAAACATTTGCAGAGCAGAAAAATATCCCAGTGTTGGTTAACATTCATGATGTGAACTTAGCGAAACGTTATGCCAAGCGCATTATTGGTATGTGTAATGGCAAGGTGCATTACGACGGCAGTCCTGAAGGTATCTCTGAGGACGACCTGAAAATTATCTATGGGGGTGAGTCATGGCTGGATTAA
- the phnE gene encoding phosphonate ABC transporter, permease protein PhnE has translation MAGLTPSSSPSVPSNQSPAKHENPFKTSWTNRAIIAAIVAYLFYSFSTLGLTFDRLVIGFGESERLLSRMFPPDFSRTSLLLSGLAESLQIAIISSFFGIVISLFLGLLAARNMMPSIVSTPIRCFIALCRSFHPVIIAILFVKAVGFGALAGILTLVFASIGFIAKLFAEAIEEISFKPVEAIKATGASFTSVILYAVMPQVFTRFIGFASYQLDSNLRNSTMVGIVGAGGLGGTLFSAFQRFDYDFVAAILMTIIALILVGEFLSNIVRRIF, from the coding sequence ATGGCTGGATTAACCCCAAGTTCATCGCCAAGCGTACCGTCAAACCAGTCGCCAGCGAAGCATGAAAATCCGTTTAAAACCTCTTGGACGAATCGCGCGATCATTGCAGCTATCGTTGCTTACCTGTTCTACAGTTTTTCGACGCTAGGACTAACTTTTGATCGCTTGGTCATCGGTTTTGGCGAAAGTGAGCGGTTACTATCACGAATGTTTCCGCCAGATTTTTCACGTACCAGTCTACTATTGAGTGGCTTAGCCGAAAGCTTACAGATTGCCATTATCTCAAGCTTTTTTGGTATCGTAATTTCATTGTTTCTTGGCTTACTTGCCGCAAGAAACATGATGCCCTCAATTGTATCAACGCCAATTCGTTGCTTCATCGCACTGTGTCGTTCTTTTCACCCAGTGATCATTGCCATCCTATTTGTAAAAGCGGTGGGTTTTGGAGCTTTGGCCGGTATCTTGACCTTGGTCTTCGCATCAATTGGTTTTATCGCCAAGCTTTTTGCTGAGGCAATTGAAGAGATCTCTTTTAAACCTGTGGAAGCGATTAAAGCAACGGGCGCAAGTTTTACTAGTGTCATCTTGTATGCCGTTATGCCTCAGGTATTTACCCGTTTCATTGGCTTTGCAAGTTACCAGTTGGATTCAAATCTACGTAATTCAACCATGGTCGGTATTGTAGGTGCTGGTGGCCTTGGTGGTACTCTTTTCTCGGCATTCCAGCGTTTCGACTATGACTTTGTCGCGGCTATTTTGATGACTATTATCGCTCTGATTCTTGTGGGTGAATTCCTTTCCAACATTGTTAGGAGGATCTTCTAA
- the phnE gene encoding phosphonate ABC transporter, permease protein PhnE: MTTASIDKEWQRFTPNERIARFAVYLSLVCAIVWSWQTVEVIPEFLYDAPAQFVDMFERMVPVDYAFYPESIHAAMIETLHIATLGTLFTLVFAIPLALMNAPNITPNKALNWIAQFFLVSSRSVNSLVWALLFIALFGPGVLAGIMAIAIRSIGFVGKLLAEAIAEVNMGPIEALRATGASWMSVLLKGYWPQVMPAFYSIVLFRWDINVRESAVLGLVGAGGIGVVLNDAQNLFEWQKVSMVLVSIFAVVIVAEAVVIHIRNKLI, from the coding sequence ATGACAACTGCATCTATCGATAAAGAGTGGCAACGCTTTACACCTAACGAACGCATTGCTCGTTTTGCCGTTTATCTCAGCTTAGTGTGTGCCATCGTTTGGTCTTGGCAGACGGTTGAAGTGATACCTGAGTTTTTATACGACGCACCTGCACAGTTTGTCGACATGTTTGAGCGAATGGTGCCAGTGGACTATGCGTTTTACCCTGAGTCGATTCACGCAGCGATGATCGAAACGTTACATATCGCCACCTTAGGGACACTTTTTACCTTGGTGTTTGCGATTCCTTTGGCGTTAATGAATGCGCCAAATATCACACCCAATAAAGCGCTGAACTGGATTGCTCAATTCTTTCTCGTGTCTTCACGCTCTGTGAACTCATTGGTTTGGGCGTTGTTGTTCATCGCACTGTTTGGCCCCGGTGTGCTCGCAGGCATTATGGCGATTGCCATACGCAGTATCGGCTTTGTAGGGAAGCTGTTAGCGGAAGCGATTGCCGAAGTGAACATGGGGCCAATTGAAGCTCTGCGCGCAACAGGGGCTTCGTGGATGAGTGTTTTGCTCAAAGGGTATTGGCCACAAGTGATGCCAGCGTTCTACTCCATCGTATTGTTCCGTTGGGACATCAATGTACGTGAATCTGCGGTACTGGGTTTGGTGGGCGCTGGTGGTATTGGCGTGGTGCTTAACGATGCGCAGAACCTATTTGAGTGGCAAAAAGTGTCGATGGTATTAGTGAGTATCTTCGCGGTAGTTATCGTTGCAGAAGCCGTAGTGATCCACATCCGTAACAAACTCATATAG
- a CDS encoding DUF3012 domain-containing protein, with the protein MKKVALILFLASQLMACTEVGSEAWCVDMKEKPKGDWTANEAGDFAKHCIF; encoded by the coding sequence ATGAAAAAAGTCGCGCTAATTCTATTTCTAGCCTCTCAACTTATGGCTTGCACAGAAGTAGGCAGTGAAGCCTGGTGTGTTGATATGAAAGAGAAGCCTAAAGGTGACTGGACGGCTAACGAAGCCGGTGATTTTGCCAAGCATTGTATTTTCTAA
- the hpf gene encoding ribosome hibernation-promoting factor, HPF/YfiA family — MKINVQTHHVSINDESRKDIESKFEKISNHFPSLISCDIIITKEHSQHQVEVFTNYEGVRVTAKATNDVMYPAIASALKKLEVGLSNRKGQLKADLHEKPTSTKPEIASDIIQEMKLV; from the coding sequence ATGAAAATAAATGTTCAAACACATCACGTATCAATTAACGACGAGTCACGTAAAGACATCGAAAGTAAATTCGAGAAGATATCTAACCATTTCCCATCACTGATTAGTTGCGACATTATCATCACAAAAGAACACAGCCAACATCAGGTTGAAGTTTTCACCAACTATGAAGGTGTACGTGTAACAGCAAAAGCAACAAATGACGTTATGTATCCAGCTATCGCTTCAGCACTCAAAAAACTTGAAGTAGGACTAAGTAACCGTAAGGGACAATTAAAAGCCGATCTACACGAGAAACCAACCAGTACGAAGCCAGAGATTGCTTCAGACATCATCCAAGAGATGAAGTTGGTATAA
- the glgC gene encoding glucose-1-phosphate adenylyltransferase, with protein sequence MQDTLTIVLAGGVGSRLSPLTDNRAKPAVPFGGKYRIIDFTLANCLHSGLRQILVLTQYKSHSLQKHLRDGWSVLNPELGEYITNVPPQMRTGDSWYSGTADAIYQNLYLLSRSEAKHVVVLSGDHIYRMDYAPMLKQHKQSEADLTVACMEVSIDEAKEFGVMEINESHQINNFTEKPRYPACVPGRPTRSMASMGIYIFDKEVLTQALLADAEDPNSSHDFGKDVIPKLVGDKSVYAYKFGDTEGRVTQDAYWRDVGTLDSYYQANMDLLKPVSPIDLYQPDWAIRTYEPQLPPARTIASVEGNQGIFINSMIANGVVIEGGSAQNSIFFPKVKVNNAAIVIDSILFEDVEIGKNCHIQNCIIDKHVKVPDGTQIGIDSRADSERFHISKKGVIVVPSSYEFNKS encoded by the coding sequence ATGCAAGACACTCTAACGATCGTTCTGGCCGGCGGTGTTGGCTCTCGGCTTTCTCCCCTCACCGATAACCGTGCAAAACCTGCGGTACCTTTTGGTGGAAAATATCGAATCATCGACTTCACTCTAGCGAACTGCCTGCATTCTGGACTTCGTCAGATCTTGGTGCTGACTCAATACAAGTCTCACTCTTTGCAAAAACATTTACGAGATGGTTGGTCGGTGCTTAACCCCGAGCTTGGCGAATACATCACCAATGTTCCCCCACAAATGCGCACAGGTGATAGCTGGTATAGCGGGACAGCAGATGCGATTTATCAGAACCTGTATTTGCTTTCTCGCAGCGAAGCGAAACATGTGGTGGTGTTATCAGGCGACCATATCTATCGTATGGACTACGCGCCAATGCTCAAACAACATAAACAGAGCGAAGCCGACTTAACGGTGGCTTGTATGGAAGTTTCGATTGATGAAGCCAAAGAGTTTGGCGTTATGGAAATTAACGAATCGCATCAGATAAACAACTTCACAGAAAAGCCCCGTTATCCTGCCTGCGTACCCGGAAGACCAACACGAAGCATGGCTTCAATGGGGATTTATATTTTTGATAAAGAAGTGCTTACACAAGCACTATTGGCGGATGCAGAAGATCCAAATTCCAGCCACGATTTCGGTAAAGATGTGATACCTAAATTGGTCGGGGATAAAAGCGTTTATGCCTACAAATTTGGAGACACCGAAGGCAGAGTTACACAAGATGCTTATTGGAGAGACGTTGGTACCCTCGACTCTTATTATCAAGCCAATATGGATTTACTAAAGCCAGTTTCCCCTATCGATTTATACCAACCCGATTGGGCAATCCGCACTTACGAACCTCAATTACCACCCGCTCGAACCATCGCTTCAGTTGAAGGGAATCAAGGGATCTTCATCAACTCGATGATCGCAAATGGTGTGGTGATAGAAGGTGGTTCAGCGCAGAACTCCATCTTTTTCCCAAAAGTTAAAGTCAACAACGCGGCCATTGTGATTGACAGTATTCTCTTTGAAGATGTTGAAATTGGGAAAAATTGTCATATACAAAACTGCATCATCGACAAGCATGTGAAAGTGCCTGATGGTACCCAAATAGGTATTGATAGTAGAGCGGATTCAGAACGATTTCATATATCAAAGAAAGGCGTGATTGTGGTGCCCTCTTCTTATGAATTTAATAAGTCATAA
- the ompW gene encoding outer membrane protein OmpW — MKKTVCGIAVIAALMSTNVLAHKEGDFIIRAGAATVSPNDSSGAVLNNPDLEFSVDSDTQLGLTFGYMFTDNISFEVLAASPFSHSISVNGLGKVADTKHLPPTFMVQYYFGQANSDFRPYVGAGINYTVFFDEELNGTGKDAGLSDLSLDDSWGLAANIGMDYMINEDWFLNASVWYADISTTAKYKAGGKQYSTDVDIDPWVFMIGGGYNF; from the coding sequence ATGAAAAAAACAGTATGTGGTATTGCGGTTATTGCGGCTCTTATGTCAACCAATGTTCTTGCTCATAAAGAAGGTGATTTCATCATCCGTGCAGGTGCAGCAACAGTATCTCCAAACGACAGCAGCGGCGCTGTACTTAACAATCCAGACCTAGAGTTCTCGGTTGATTCTGATACTCAGCTTGGCCTTACTTTCGGCTACATGTTTACTGATAACATCAGTTTTGAAGTATTAGCCGCGAGCCCATTTTCTCACAGTATTTCTGTTAATGGTTTAGGTAAAGTTGCTGACACTAAACACCTTCCGCCAACGTTTATGGTTCAGTACTACTTCGGCCAAGCGAACAGCGACTTCCGCCCTTACGTGGGTGCGGGCATTAACTACACTGTCTTCTTTGATGAAGAACTTAATGGCACTGGTAAAGATGCAGGCTTGAGTGACCTGTCTCTTGATGACTCTTGGGGTCTTGCTGCAAACATCGGTATGGACTACATGATCAATGAAGATTGGTTCTTGAATGCGTCAGTTTGGTATGCAGACATTAGCACTACAGCGAAATACAAAGCGGGTGGAAAACAGTACTCAACAGACGTTGATATCGACCCATGGGTATTCATGATCGGTGGTGGTTACAACTTCTAA
- a CDS encoding choice-of-anchor I family protein — protein sequence MNRKFNKLTLLLPIAVSSALVGCSQSTSTLVTPSTTATSSQTSLDTFSLQCQSIQQPNMTDATVSGISLVGRAIADAPFDTSAAEIVSYDSCTDKLYVVNAQAQKVDVLSMDADSAPTSEGSIDLQSAAAASGITIGAANSVSTHQGLVAVAIENADKQQNGIIALYRSDTLELITTYTAGALPDMVSFSKDGRYIASANEGEPNADYSIDPEGSVTLVDLTNGPLQAKVTQIDFKAFNQGQPRHAELTDKVRISAPNATVAQDLEPEYLTFADNGKLYVALQENNALAAIDVASAEVDAILGLGGKPWDTAQLDASNKDKNIGNLQSYAMLEGLYMPDSITSYSVDGNTYIVTANEGDGREYGIKTTQQMCDDKGFEWDGDDYQGTENYTTEKDFCIAYIDEVRGKKLDVDANHPLAGALKDNKQLARLKVIKPQGTLAADQKVQAFGSRSFSIWDESGELVFDSGDDFARIVLEQDPANFNSTNDNNQSGDDRSDDKGVEPEAIEVAEINGKQYAFIGLERQGGIMVYDVTQPKNASFISYLNNRNFTQPVCTKVDEDGDCDNETYNSKAGDLGPESIKYFTRSGNHFIAVGNEVSGSTSVYCVEF from the coding sequence ATGAATCGTAAATTTAATAAGCTGACTCTATTACTGCCTATCGCGGTAAGTTCTGCTCTGGTTGGGTGTTCTCAGTCAACTTCAACGTTGGTAACACCATCAACGACTGCAACATCATCTCAAACGTCACTTGATACTTTTAGCCTCCAATGCCAGTCCATTCAACAACCGAACATGACAGATGCCACTGTTTCTGGGATTAGTCTGGTTGGTCGTGCTATTGCTGACGCCCCGTTTGATACCTCTGCAGCCGAAATCGTCAGCTACGATTCATGTACCGACAAGCTTTATGTGGTTAACGCTCAAGCACAGAAAGTTGATGTGCTATCGATGGACGCTGACAGCGCACCAACCTCTGAGGGCTCTATCGACCTTCAATCAGCCGCTGCGGCTTCTGGTATTACTATCGGTGCTGCGAACAGTGTATCGACTCATCAGGGTTTAGTTGCTGTCGCGATTGAAAACGCCGACAAGCAACAAAATGGCATCATTGCTCTGTATCGCTCAGACACGCTAGAGCTTATCACCACTTACACAGCTGGCGCATTACCAGACATGGTGAGCTTTTCTAAGGATGGCCGTTACATCGCATCAGCAAATGAAGGAGAGCCGAATGCGGATTACAGCATTGACCCTGAAGGTTCAGTAACGTTGGTGGATCTAACCAATGGTCCTTTGCAAGCGAAAGTCACGCAGATTGATTTTAAGGCATTTAACCAAGGCCAGCCACGCCATGCAGAACTAACCGACAAGGTTCGAATCTCAGCGCCTAATGCAACCGTTGCTCAAGACCTTGAACCGGAATACCTAACGTTTGCTGATAACGGAAAGCTTTACGTAGCGCTGCAAGAGAACAATGCATTGGCAGCAATTGACGTGGCGAGTGCAGAAGTGGATGCGATTCTGGGATTAGGTGGGAAGCCTTGGGATACCGCTCAGTTAGATGCGTCGAACAAAGACAAAAACATCGGTAATCTACAAAGCTACGCAATGTTAGAAGGCCTTTACATGCCAGACAGCATCACCAGCTACAGTGTTGATGGGAACACCTACATTGTGACTGCGAACGAAGGTGATGGCCGTGAATATGGCATCAAGACGACACAACAAATGTGTGATGACAAAGGCTTTGAGTGGGATGGTGACGATTACCAAGGCACCGAAAACTACACCACAGAAAAAGACTTTTGTATTGCTTATATCGATGAAGTGCGTGGCAAGAAGCTAGACGTTGACGCGAACCACCCATTAGCTGGTGCATTGAAAGACAATAAGCAACTTGCTCGTCTTAAAGTGATTAAGCCACAAGGGACACTTGCTGCTGATCAAAAGGTTCAAGCATTCGGTAGCCGTTCTTTCTCTATCTGGGATGAGTCTGGCGAGTTAGTATTTGATAGCGGTGATGATTTTGCTCGAATCGTACTTGAGCAAGATCCTGCAAACTTCAACAGCACCAATGATAACAACCAGAGCGGTGATGATCGCAGTGATGATAAAGGGGTAGAGCCTGAAGCTATTGAAGTCGCTGAGATTAACGGCAAGCAGTATGCCTTTATTGGACTTGAGCGCCAGGGTGGCATTATGGTTTACGACGTAACGCAGCCTAAGAACGCAAGTTTCATCAGCTATCTAAATAACCGCAATTTTACTCAACCTGTATGCACTAAGGTTGATGAAGACGGTGATTGCGACAACGAGACTTACAACTCGAAAGCGGGTGACCTAGGCCCAGAGTCAATCAAGTATTTCACTCGCTCTGGTAACCACTTTATCGCGGTCGGCAATGAAGTGAGCGGCAGCACATCAGTTTATTGCGTTGAGTTTTAA
- a CDS encoding SDR family oxidoreductase: MKKLIVITGASSGIGEAIARRLSDEGHPLLLLARRVDRLEALNLPNSLSVKVDVTDKASFDAAIAQGEAKFGPVGALINNAGAMLLGQIDTQDAQEWKTMFDVNVIGLLNGMQSVLAPMMERNTGTIINISSIAGKKTFPSHAAYCGTKFAVHAISENVREEVAASNVRVTTIAPGAVETELLSHTTSQEIKDGYDSWKEDMGGVLAADDIARAVSFAYQQPQNVCIREIALAPTKQQP; the protein is encoded by the coding sequence ATGAAAAAACTAATCGTAATTACAGGTGCAAGCTCTGGTATTGGTGAAGCAATCGCTCGTCGTCTAAGCGATGAAGGTCACCCTCTGCTACTTTTAGCTCGTCGTGTTGACCGCCTTGAAGCGCTGAACCTACCAAACTCACTATCAGTGAAAGTAGACGTAACAGACAAAGCGTCTTTTGATGCAGCAATCGCACAAGGTGAAGCGAAATTTGGCCCTGTAGGCGCGCTTATCAACAACGCCGGTGCAATGCTTCTTGGTCAAATCGATACTCAAGACGCTCAAGAGTGGAAGACAATGTTCGACGTAAACGTGATTGGTCTTCTAAACGGCATGCAATCTGTACTTGCTCCGATGATGGAACGTAATACAGGTACTATCATCAACATCAGCTCTATCGCAGGTAAGAAAACATTCCCAAGCCACGCAGCTTACTGTGGTACTAAATTCGCGGTACACGCTATTTCTGAGAACGTTCGTGAAGAAGTTGCCGCTTCAAACGTTCGTGTTACGACTATCGCACCGGGCGCTGTAGAAACTGAGCTTCTGTCTCACACTACCTCTCAAGAGATCAAAGACGGTTACGATTCTTGGAAAGAAGACATGGGCGGCGTATTGGCAGCTGACGATATTGCTCGCGCTGTATCATTCGCTTACCAACAACCACAGAACGTTTGTATCCGTGAAATTGCTCTAGCGCCAACTAAGCAACAACCATAG
- a CDS encoding LysR family transcriptional regulator: protein MLNQINLSDIRSFVLIARLGNFTKAAEELDVSRSHVSRQVSSLEKQMGVTLFIRTTRTLRLTHAGQDLYARCEQALDNIDQALIAAVDDVEEVRGDIKVNCVGGYLGEVIIADLVNEFMQLYPDISISLDFSSNRVDLIEDAFDIAFRMGSLEDAGFIARKLLDIEMGTLASPEYFVRKGKPSHPKDLIHHDCLTGSVRKWSFQALDDTKKTVDVHVTGRLQCKNGRVLVQGAKSGNGIIRVPTIYCLQELNGGQLVQVFDEWVVPKVDFSAIYHRDRYQPSRIRTFIDFVKGRFEQMPVS from the coding sequence ATGCTCAATCAAATTAATCTGTCAGATATTCGCTCTTTCGTGCTTATCGCTCGTTTAGGTAACTTCACTAAAGCAGCGGAGGAGCTTGATGTCTCGCGCTCCCATGTGTCGCGCCAAGTGAGTAGCCTAGAAAAACAGATGGGAGTGACATTGTTTATCCGCACCACTCGAACCTTGAGGTTGACGCACGCAGGGCAAGATCTATACGCGAGATGCGAACAAGCCTTAGATAATATAGACCAAGCATTGATTGCTGCTGTGGACGATGTCGAAGAAGTGCGTGGCGACATAAAAGTAAATTGTGTCGGGGGTTATCTTGGTGAGGTGATCATCGCGGATCTAGTGAATGAGTTTATGCAGCTTTACCCAGACATCAGTATTAGCCTTGATTTCAGTAGTAACCGAGTCGACCTGATTGAAGACGCTTTCGATATCGCTTTTCGCATGGGAAGCTTAGAAGACGCGGGCTTTATCGCAAGAAAGCTATTAGACATCGAGATGGGAACACTCGCGAGCCCTGAGTATTTCGTTCGTAAAGGAAAGCCAAGTCATCCTAAAGATCTGATCCACCATGACTGCTTAACGGGATCGGTGCGCAAGTGGAGTTTTCAAGCTCTGGACGACACCAAGAAAACGGTCGATGTGCATGTGACGGGCAGACTGCAATGTAAAAATGGGCGAGTGTTGGTACAGGGCGCGAAATCAGGCAACGGAATTATTCGTGTTCCAACCATCTATTGCTTACAAGAACTCAATGGCGGACAACTAGTGCAGGTGTTTGATGAGTGGGTGGTGCCGAAAGTGGACTTTTCAGCGATCTACCATCGAGACCGCTATCAACCAAGTCGAATTAGAACCTTTATTGATTTTGTGAAAGGCCGTTTTGAGCAAATGCCAGTCAGCTAA